A DNA window from Thermosynechococcaceae cyanobacterium Okahandja contains the following coding sequences:
- the lnt gene encoding apolipoprotein N-acyltransferase, protein MMQLALPPVGWGGLAFGAIVPLWWVCQTRCSLGSAALAGLWWGLGFYGSSLVWVWDLHPLMWIGIDPLPSWLISRAIWLFLSLWGACLSSLWAVLMARYICGHRWWWELLAGVTLWCSLEALWSYSPLWWISVSLSQSPHGFVHLSRLAGPTTLTAVVLAVNGLITLALRHNHRYLGYGVVVLVAALLLNGGLAATVAADQGPGLRVGIIQGNIPTREKLTPEGIRRAWIDYTRGYRELVAAGAEAVLTPEGALPILWQPGQVNLLTSSIQQAGVPLWLGTFMSVPDGHHQVLLTLDERGQIYSRYNKVNLVLLGEYIPDWLSGVVQRLSTLQSRLIPGEPDQVFRTPWGNAVVLICFESAFSHRSRGQVYSGGEFILSVANNDPYRRQLMAQHHGHDVLRAVEGDRWLVRATNTGLSAVIDPKGTTRWLSEPDRFITHTATIYRRQHLTPYSRFGDWLLPLLGVATIASGYSAAFRRRGWR, encoded by the coding sequence ATGATGCAACTCGCCCTACCACCGGTGGGGTGGGGGGGGTTAGCCTTTGGGGCAATAGTCCCCCTGTGGTGGGTGTGCCAGACGCGATGCAGCCTCGGATCAGCCGCCTTAGCGGGTCTGTGGTGGGGGCTGGGGTTTTACGGCAGTAGCTTGGTGTGGGTGTGGGACCTGCACCCCTTAATGTGGATTGGCATTGATCCGCTGCCCAGTTGGCTCATTTCCCGCGCGATTTGGCTATTTCTGAGCCTGTGGGGTGCCTGCCTCAGTAGCCTCTGGGCCGTGCTGATGGCGCGCTATATCTGTGGACATCGGTGGTGGTGGGAACTCTTAGCAGGCGTGACCCTCTGGTGCAGCCTCGAAGCCCTGTGGAGCTATTCCCCCCTGTGGTGGATTAGTGTCTCCCTCAGCCAAAGTCCCCATGGGTTCGTGCACCTGAGCCGCTTGGCCGGTCCCACAACCCTGACCGCCGTAGTCTTAGCCGTGAATGGCCTGATCACACTGGCCTTACGCCACAACCATCGCTACCTCGGCTATGGGGTTGTAGTCCTTGTGGCGGCACTCCTGTTGAACGGGGGTCTAGCCGCCACCGTGGCCGCCGATCAGGGGCCGGGGCTGCGGGTGGGGATCATTCAAGGCAACATTCCCACCCGTGAAAAACTCACCCCCGAGGGGATTCGCCGCGCTTGGATCGACTATACCCGTGGCTATCGGGAGTTAGTGGCAGCGGGTGCCGAGGCCGTGCTCACCCCTGAAGGCGCTTTGCCAATTCTTTGGCAACCTGGGCAGGTGAATTTGCTCACCAGTTCTATTCAGCAGGCGGGGGTGCCCCTGTGGCTGGGCACGTTTATGAGTGTGCCGGACGGGCATCATCAGGTGCTGTTGACCCTCGATGAGCGCGGCCAAATTTATAGCCGCTACAACAAAGTCAACCTCGTACTCTTGGGAGAGTATATTCCCGACTGGTTATCAGGGGTGGTGCAGCGCTTATCCACCCTACAATCGCGCCTGATTCCGGGCGAGCCGGATCAGGTATTTAGAACTCCTTGGGGCAATGCGGTGGTACTGATCTGCTTTGAGTCGGCGTTTTCCCATCGCAGTCGCGGCCAAGTGTACTCAGGGGGGGAATTTATCCTCAGTGTGGCCAATAATGACCCCTACCGACGGCAATTAATGGCACAGCACCACGGCCATGATGTGCTGCGAGCGGTGGAGGGCGATCGCTGGCTGGTGCGGGCAACCAATACCGGCCTGTCCGCCGTGATTGATCCCAAGGGAACCACCCGTTGGCTCTCGGAACCGGATCGCTTTATTACCCATACGGCAACCATCTATCGCCGCCAGCACCTGACCCCCTACAGTCGGTTTGGGGATTGGCTTCTGCCCCTGTTGGGGGTAGCCACGATCGCTAGTGGGTACTCAGCCGCGTTTCGACGACGAGGGTGGCGCTGA
- a CDS encoding carbon dioxide-concentrating mechanism protein CcmK, translating into MPIAVGMIETRGFPAVVEAADAMVKAARVTLVGYEKIGSGRVTVIVRGDVSEVQASVAAGVDSAKRVNGGEVLSTHIIARPHENLEYVLPIRYTEAVEQFRN; encoded by the coding sequence ATGCCAATTGCTGTGGGAATGATTGAAACGCGCGGATTCCCCGCCGTCGTCGAAGCAGCAGACGCAATGGTAAAAGCCGCTCGGGTTACCCTTGTGGGCTATGAAAAAATCGGCAGTGGTCGGGTCACGGTCATTGTTCGGGGTGATGTCTCCGAAGTGCAAGCCTCGGTGGCAGCAGGGGTTGACTCTGCCAAGCGTGTCAATGGTGGTGAGGTTCTTTCCACCCACATCATTGCCCGCCCCCACGAAAACCTTGAATACGTCTTGCCCATTCGCTACACGGAAGCGGTTGAACAATTCCGTAACTAA
- a CDS encoding DNA double-strand break repair nuclease NurA has product MLDLTKVAAQMGQVGQVIRQGAIASQQKQVQALEVLGQMSGQLEHYRDLLGTWREHLAFAVAEPVEPLDCCHRVASVSPPYTVLATDGSQIAPSHHEIAYCYLINIGRVAIPYGTQQRPQLDSWPQLVYDPAELGRSRSWGIRTEDWLRYRRTQAELVALGALAATVTPGLPSLALVDGSLVFWFWETLPPAARDQLLAPILAVWQQLRAQRIPLVGYISACRSHETLNFLRLGVCPYPTPNCAVHCAPNGERLPCQVFDPLRDTLLWQAQLAPQQYSPLWRSNSPILEHYGDHAIYFCYLHAGAEVVRLEFPQWVAEDQALLHQAVALTLSQVAKGQGYPVALAEAHHLAVVRASDRQRFFALLERELIKAGQWHVAPSPKEQRKRQSIA; this is encoded by the coding sequence ATGCTCGATCTCACGAAAGTGGCAGCGCAAATGGGGCAGGTGGGTCAGGTGATTCGCCAAGGGGCGATCGCCAGCCAGCAGAAACAGGTGCAAGCCCTTGAGGTGTTGGGCCAGATGAGCGGGCAACTGGAACACTACCGCGACCTTTTAGGGACATGGCGCGAGCATCTAGCCTTTGCGGTTGCCGAACCCGTTGAACCTTTAGACTGCTGCCACAGGGTAGCCTCTGTTTCACCCCCCTACACAGTGCTGGCCACCGATGGCTCCCAGATTGCCCCCAGTCACCACGAAATTGCCTACTGTTACCTGATCAATATTGGCCGGGTGGCCATTCCCTACGGGACGCAACAGCGGCCCCAGTTGGATAGCTGGCCGCAATTAGTTTATGACCCCGCCGAACTGGGGCGATCGCGATCGTGGGGCATTCGCACCGAAGATTGGCTGCGTTACCGCCGTACCCAAGCGGAACTGGTTGCCCTTGGGGCATTGGCGGCAACCGTAACCCCCGGGTTGCCCAGCCTCGCCTTGGTGGATGGCTCTTTAGTTTTTTGGTTTTGGGAGACCCTGCCCCCCGCTGCCCGTGATCAGCTATTGGCACCGATTCTGGCGGTTTGGCAACAGTTGCGAGCACAGCGGATCCCGTTAGTAGGCTACATCAGCGCCTGCCGCAGCCATGAAACCCTCAATTTTCTGCGGTTAGGGGTGTGTCCCTACCCCACTCCTAACTGTGCGGTGCATTGCGCACCCAACGGTGAGCGATTGCCCTGTCAAGTCTTTGACCCGTTGCGGGATACGCTCCTGTGGCAAGCGCAGCTAGCACCGCAACAGTACAGCCCCCTGTGGCGGAGTAATAGCCCTATTCTCGAACACTACGGTGACCACGCCATTTATTTTTGCTACCTGCACGCGGGTGCTGAAGTGGTGCGCCTAGAGTTTCCCCAGTGGGTGGCCGAGGATCAGGCCCTACTGCACCAAGCAGTGGCGCTCACCCTCTCTCAGGTGGCAAAGGGACAGGGCTATCCGGTGGCCTTAGCGGAGGCGCATCATCTCGCCGTAGTGCGCGCCAGCGATCGCCAGCGCTTTTTTGCTTTACTGGAACGGGAACTGATCAAGGCAGGGCAGTGGCATGTGGCTCCTTCCCCCAAGGAACAGCGCAAGCGCCAGAGTATTGCTTAA
- a CDS encoding DUF1810 domain-containing protein translates to MAEQDDRFNLNRFVEAQTSDYARALAELRQGKKRSHWMWYIFPQYAGLGFSSMSQYYAIKSLAEAKAYLQHPILGARLVECTKAVLRLEGTSAYDVFGSPDDMKLRSCATLFAQVSPAGSVFHQLLDQYFQGELDTETLTLIGRSPRANPTLQ, encoded by the coding sequence ATGGCAGAGCAAGACGACCGCTTTAACCTGAATCGCTTTGTGGAGGCGCAAACATCTGACTATGCGAGAGCGCTGGCGGAACTTCGGCAGGGAAAAAAGCGATCGCACTGGATGTGGTACATCTTTCCGCAATACGCAGGGCTGGGCTTCAGTAGTATGTCTCAGTACTACGCGATCAAAAGTCTTGCCGAAGCCAAGGCATACCTGCAACATCCAATCTTAGGCGCTCGACTGGTTGAATGCACCAAGGCAGTTCTTAGGCTAGAGGGGACATCTGCTTATGATGTCTTTGGCTCACCCGATGATATGAAGCTGCGTTCGTGCGCCACGCTGTTTGCTCAGGTATCGCCCGCAGGCTCTGTGTTTCACCAACTGCTCGACCAATACTTTCAGGGGGAACTCGATACCGAAACCCTGACGCTGATCGGTCGATCGCCTAGGGCTAATCCTACGCTGCAATAA
- a CDS encoding carbon dioxide-concentrating mechanism protein CcmK, translated as MAIAVGMIETLGFPAVVEAADAMVKAARVTLVGYEKIGSGRVTVIVRGDVSEVQASVAAGVENVKRVNGGQVLSTHIIARPHENLEYVLPIRYTEAVEQFRESVSGIRPMGRP; from the coding sequence ATGGCAATTGCTGTCGGAATGATTGAAACCTTGGGTTTTCCTGCGGTGGTTGAAGCCGCAGACGCAATGGTCAAAGCCGCCCGGGTGACCCTTGTGGGCTACGAAAAAATCGGCAGTGGCCGCGTCACGGTCATTGTGCGGGGCGATGTCTCGGAAGTGCAAGCCTCGGTGGCCGCAGGTGTTGAAAATGTGAAGCGGGTCAACGGTGGCCAAGTGCTCTCTACCCACATCATTGCCCGTCCCCACGAAAACCTCGAGTACGTTCTCCCCATTCGCTACACCGAAGCGGTGGAGCAATTCCGCGAAAGTGTTAGCGGCATTCGCCCGATGGGTCGCCCGTAG
- the bcp gene encoding thioredoxin-dependent thiol peroxidase, giving the protein MTLVVGDVAPEFTVPDASGTLISLSQLRGQWIILYFYPRDNTPGCTKEACGYRQVAAELAQRNVRILGVSPDSVASHQKFQEKFDLSFSLLADTDTRVAQAYGSYGPKKFMGKEYLGVYRDTFVIDPEGKIAAIYRRVKPDAHIAQVLADLARLQEGSR; this is encoded by the coding sequence ATGACGCTAGTGGTGGGTGATGTTGCACCTGAATTTACGGTGCCCGATGCCAGTGGGACGCTGATTAGCTTAAGTCAACTGCGCGGCCAGTGGATCATTTTGTACTTTTATCCCCGCGATAATACGCCGGGCTGCACCAAGGAAGCCTGTGGCTATCGGCAGGTGGCTGCAGAGTTGGCGCAGCGCAACGTCAGGATTTTAGGGGTCAGCCCCGATAGTGTGGCCTCCCATCAAAAGTTTCAGGAAAAGTTTGATCTGTCCTTCTCGCTTTTGGCGGACACCGACACGAGGGTGGCACAGGCCTATGGCAGCTACGGCCCCAAAAAGTTTATGGGCAAGGAGTACTTAGGGGTGTATCGGGATACGTTTGTTATAGACCCAGAGGGCAAAATTGCGGCGATTTACCGTCGCGTTAAACCCGATGCCCATATTGCCCAAGTGCTGGCGGATTTGGCACGATTGCAAGAGGGCAGCCGCTAG
- a CDS encoding CAP domain-containing protein has translation MALRLVNRDRRLNGLPPLVEDTLLSQAAQLHAQDMLTRNYYAHVTPEGKTPTDRFAQLGGRGGVGENIVQLTGSIGITLNYKLIEQFQKSWMYSQGHRENLLNPEYTRFGYGIVADPSTGRAYAVQNFSPPEP, from the coding sequence TTGGCACTACGACTGGTCAACAGGGATCGGCGGCTTAATGGACTGCCACCTCTAGTTGAAGATACGCTCTTGTCCCAAGCTGCTCAACTTCATGCTCAAGATATGCTGACCCGAAACTACTACGCCCATGTTACTCCAGAAGGGAAGACCCCAACAGACCGCTTTGCCCAACTGGGAGGACGAGGTGGGGTTGGTGAAAACATCGTTCAACTAACTGGATCAATTGGGATAACCCTGAATTACAAGCTGATTGAACAGTTTCAGAAAAGCTGGATGTATAGTCAAGGACATCGGGAAAACCTTCTGAATCCAGAGTACACTCGCTTCGGCTATGGAATTGTGGCTGACCCAAGCACTGGAAGAGCCTATGCAGTGCAGAACTTCTCCCCTCCAGAACCGTAG
- the cobA gene encoding uroporphyrinogen-III C-methyltransferase yields the protein MTIFFVGAGLGTTAHLTLRAIACLQRAEVILYDALIHPSLLALAPADCLKIPVGKRAGGVAMPQSQINQLLCDYGQRYERVVRLKSGDPGLFGRLQPELEAVRAVGLAVDVVPGVSSALAAPLLAGLCITAKDVSQAVGIFSGHAPETLPWASVVALETLIFLMATRSLRVILECLIAAGRSPHDGLAILQWAGQPQQQEWFGTLEEYLQSAESVDRAPAVVVIGAIVQKRYPLARLDLALPSLPASTQPMPDLSGQTVLVTRAASQASTFTEQLMAAGATVLELPTLEIGPPSSWQPLDNALNQLSQFDWLILTSHNAVTFFMERLQQQGKDSRALATLKIAVVGEKTAQTLHNYGIVADFIPSEFVADALVREFPVPVTGLQILFPRVESGGRPILVETFTAAGATVTEVPAYESRCPAQIDPTILNALRKGHVTIVTFTSSKTVKHFCKLVGAEAAALLQSVQIASIGPQTSQTCRELLGRVDCEAQEHSLHGLLQCLISKMSR from the coding sequence GTGACTATTTTTTTTGTTGGTGCGGGACTAGGAACCACGGCGCACCTCACCCTACGGGCGATCGCCTGCCTGCAACGGGCGGAGGTCATCCTTTACGATGCCCTGATCCACCCGTCCCTTTTAGCCCTTGCCCCTGCCGATTGCCTTAAAATCCCTGTTGGCAAGCGGGCTGGCGGTGTGGCCATGCCCCAGAGCCAAATCAATCAACTTCTGTGTGACTACGGCCAGCGCTACGAGCGCGTTGTACGGCTTAAAAGTGGAGATCCCGGACTGTTTGGTCGCCTCCAGCCAGAGTTAGAGGCCGTCCGTGCCGTTGGGCTAGCGGTCGATGTGGTGCCCGGAGTTAGCTCCGCCTTGGCTGCTCCCTTACTGGCGGGGTTGTGTATCACCGCCAAGGATGTGAGTCAAGCGGTGGGGATTTTTTCGGGTCATGCCCCCGAGACCTTGCCGTGGGCGAGCGTGGTGGCTCTGGAAACCCTCATTTTTTTGATGGCCACCCGCTCCCTACGGGTTATCCTTGAGTGTCTGATTGCGGCGGGGCGATCGCCCCACGATGGCCTTGCCATCCTGCAATGGGCCGGCCAACCACAGCAACAGGAGTGGTTTGGCACCCTTGAGGAGTACTTGCAATCCGCAGAGTCTGTCGATAGGGCACCCGCCGTTGTCGTCATTGGGGCTATTGTTCAAAAGCGCTACCCATTGGCTAGGCTAGATCTGGCGCTACCCTCCTTGCCAGCCTCAACACAACCCATGCCTGACCTCTCTGGCCAAACTGTCCTTGTGACCCGCGCCGCTAGCCAAGCCAGTACCTTTACGGAGCAGCTTATGGCGGCAGGGGCAACCGTCCTTGAACTGCCCACCCTAGAAATTGGGCCCCCAAGCTCTTGGCAGCCCCTTGACAACGCCTTAAATCAACTGTCCCAATTTGATTGGCTCATTCTTACTTCCCACAATGCCGTTACCTTTTTTATGGAACGGCTGCAACAGCAGGGTAAGGATAGCCGCGCCTTGGCCACCCTCAAAATTGCTGTGGTGGGTGAAAAAACAGCTCAAACCCTGCACAATTACGGCATCGTGGCCGACTTTATCCCCAGTGAATTTGTTGCCGATGCCCTTGTGCGTGAGTTCCCCGTGCCGGTCACCGGATTGCAGATTTTATTTCCACGGGTAGAAAGTGGCGGTCGGCCCATCTTGGTTGAAACCTTTACCGCGGCAGGCGCAACGGTGACTGAGGTGCCTGCCTATGAGTCGCGCTGCCCAGCGCAGATTGACCCCACAATTCTCAACGCTTTGCGCAAGGGACACGTGACCATCGTGACCTTCACCAGTTCTAAAACCGTGAAGCACTTTTGTAAACTGGTGGGGGCAGAGGCCGCCGCGCTGCTGCAATCGGTACAGATTGCCAGTATTGGCCCGCAGACCTCCCAAACCTGCCGCGAGTTGCTCGGACGGGTGGACTGCGAAGCCCAAGAGCATAGCTTACACGGACTCCTCCAGTGCTTGATATCCAAGATGAGCCGATGA
- a CDS encoding EutN/CcmL family microcompartment protein has translation MKIARVCGTVTSTQKEDTLAGVKFLVLQYLGEDGEFLPDYEVAADTVGAGQDEWVLVSRGSAARYIVNSTQRPIDAAVVAIIDTVSRDNYLLYSKRTQY, from the coding sequence GTGAAAATTGCACGAGTGTGCGGCACGGTTACCAGTACTCAAAAAGAGGACACCCTAGCGGGAGTCAAGTTTTTAGTCTTGCAATACTTGGGTGAGGACGGCGAATTTTTACCCGACTACGAAGTGGCTGCAGATACGGTGGGTGCAGGACAGGATGAGTGGGTACTGGTCAGTCGAGGGAGTGCCGCCCGCTACATTGTAAATAGCACGCAACGGCCAATCGATGCAGCCGTCGTGGCCATTATTGACACCGTAAGTCGGGATAACTATTTGCTCTACAGCAAGCGTACCCAGTATTAG
- a CDS encoding DUF3598 family protein, translating to MSQNWQNFRKNLGEWHGSFTPIAPDGSLGTPVPSILSLTDVAAGERVRFQLQRFANGLDQPATSDTVQEYTSISRQNVFFDTGAFSKGSLQVAPFAEFGAEYGFVVGDRRLRFVQLFNKAQQLQSMTLIREFRAGSAATERPPLTVEHLLGIWQGTAYTVYADWRSPTQTATTLKVWQEGTQLHQVLQWADQRVSSQATIDGHRLWFKDMVMLLLPDGAASLTPLEVSFRQPFFVEVSWLWSDDARQRLIRHYGDRGEWVSATLVVETRLSTH from the coding sequence ATGAGTCAGAACTGGCAGAATTTTCGCAAAAACTTGGGGGAGTGGCACGGGTCTTTTACGCCCATTGCCCCCGATGGTTCCCTAGGAACCCCTGTGCCGTCGATCCTCTCCTTAACGGATGTAGCCGCGGGGGAGCGGGTGCGCTTTCAATTGCAGCGATTTGCCAATGGCCTCGATCAGCCGGCCACAAGCGATACGGTGCAGGAGTACACCAGCATTAGTCGCCAGAATGTGTTTTTTGACACGGGGGCCTTTTCTAAGGGGTCGTTGCAGGTGGCACCCTTTGCTGAGTTTGGCGCGGAGTACGGGTTTGTGGTGGGAGATCGGCGGCTGCGGTTTGTGCAGTTGTTTAACAAGGCTCAACAGCTTCAGTCAATGACGCTAATCCGTGAGTTTCGAGCCGGATCGGCGGCAACGGAGCGGCCACCCCTGACGGTGGAGCACCTGTTAGGCATATGGCAGGGCACGGCTTATACGGTGTATGCGGACTGGCGATCGCCCACGCAGACGGCCACAACGCTAAAGGTATGGCAAGAGGGAACTCAGTTGCATCAAGTGTTACAGTGGGCGGATCAGCGCGTTTCCTCCCAAGCAACCATCGATGGCCATCGACTCTGGTTTAAGGATATGGTCATGCTGTTACTGCCGGATGGCGCGGCAAGCTTAACGCCCCTTGAGGTTTCGTTTCGGCAGCCATTTTTTGTGGAAGTCAGTTGGCTCTGGAGTGACGATGCGCGACAGCGGCTGATTCGCCACTATGGCGATCGCGGTGAGTGGGTCAGCGCCACCCTCGTCGTCGAAACGCGGCTGAGTACCCACTAG
- a CDS encoding zinc-dependent dehydrogenase, translating to MKAQVFRGVNQLSYEELPIPDIAADEVLVRVRVVGLCQSDIKKIRYPLYEPPRIFGHETAGEIAAVGSAVTGYHVGQRVVVMHHIPCMHCAYCLNENYSMCYVYKTVTTTAGFVPSGGGFAEYVKVPGHIVQHGGLIPIPEDVSDEQASFVEPTNCCLKAVKKAGIAPGQTVLITGAGPIGLMFIMLVNLFGARAIATDLLPSRIAKAKEVGAAAAFDARDPDLGSHIHALTQGLGVDVSLLAVPSEKAFFQALECTRKGGKILFFAEFPDEVTIPLNPNVLYRREIDLLGSYSSSYRLQALANDIIFNHRIDVSALVSDRYPLANLAAAVEQAVNPSADTYKILIYPNT from the coding sequence ATGAAAGCACAGGTGTTCCGAGGGGTAAACCAGCTTAGCTACGAGGAGCTACCCATTCCGGACATTGCGGCGGATGAAGTTCTGGTACGAGTCAGGGTTGTGGGGTTGTGCCAGTCCGACATTAAAAAAATTCGCTATCCGCTCTACGAGCCGCCGCGTATTTTTGGCCATGAAACCGCCGGCGAAATTGCGGCTGTGGGGTCAGCCGTCACGGGCTATCACGTGGGGCAGCGGGTGGTGGTGATGCACCATATCCCCTGTATGCACTGTGCCTACTGCCTCAATGAAAACTATTCCATGTGCTATGTCTATAAAACAGTCACGACGACGGCAGGGTTTGTCCCCAGTGGCGGTGGGTTTGCGGAGTACGTGAAAGTGCCCGGTCACATTGTGCAGCATGGCGGGCTGATCCCCATTCCTGAGGATGTGAGCGATGAGCAGGCTAGTTTTGTAGAGCCGACAAACTGTTGCCTGAAGGCGGTTAAAAAGGCGGGGATTGCCCCCGGTCAAACGGTGCTAATTACCGGTGCCGGACCAATTGGCTTAATGTTTATTATGCTGGTGAATTTGTTCGGGGCGCGGGCGATCGCCACCGATTTACTTCCCTCCCGCATTGCCAAAGCCAAGGAGGTGGGGGCAGCGGCAGCGTTTGATGCCCGAGATCCGGATCTTGGTAGTCACATTCATGCCCTCACCCAAGGGCTAGGGGTGGATGTCAGTTTGCTGGCGGTTCCCAGCGAGAAGGCCTTTTTCCAAGCCCTAGAGTGTACCCGCAAAGGGGGCAAAATTCTTTTCTTTGCCGAGTTCCCCGATGAAGTGACCATTCCCCTCAATCCGAATGTCCTCTATCGGCGGGAAATTGACCTCCTCGGTAGCTACAGTTCCTCCTATCGGCTGCAGGCCTTAGCCAACGACATTATCTTTAATCACCGCATCGATGTGTCTGCCCTAGTGAGCGATCGCTACCCCTTAGCCAACCTAGCCGCGGCTGTTGAGCAGGCCGTTAACCCCAGTGCCGACACCTACAAAATTCTCATCTATCCGAATACCTAA
- a CDS encoding ribulose bisphosphate carboxylase small subunit, with product MAVQSYAAPPTPWSRDLAEPDIASSAYVHSFSNLIGDVRIKDYVHIAPGTSIRADEGTPFYIGARTNIQDGVVIHGLQQGRVIGDDGQEYSVWIGENSSITHMALIHGPAYIGEGCFIGFRSTVFNARVGAGCVVMMHALIQDVEIPPGKYIPSGMVITTQQQADRLPNVEESDIHFAQHVVGINEALLSGYRCAENIACIAPIRNEQRGQADPQVLQVETLTGEDSTMTTDYATHVRQLLQQGYHIGLEYADARRYRTSSWASCPTLTTRQEAQVLAAVAQLLNEHAGEYVRLIGIDPQAKRRVFEQIIQRPGEAAPSPSSYAPSSAKPQTYGSAPGTLDASVAAQVRQLLQQGYQIGTEHADARRYRTSSWTSCAPIQSQREPEVMAALAACLQEHAGEYVRLIGIDRKQKRRVLEQIIQRPDGAVAIAPKTVKAVSTNSSHYSAAAGDTVLSADILNQVQDLLRQGCVITTEYADPRRFRTSSWQSGLKISSAQGINDLSAFLAEHPRDYVRLVGVKDKQRVLETIIQRPNGKTTSNGSSTRGKGFAPSPSHGLAPEVVQQVQQLLQQGHQLALEHVDARRYRTNSWQSGPRIEAKNLNEALAAIQACLQEYSGEYVRLIGINPAGKQRVAQILLQQAAK from the coding sequence ATGGCGGTTCAAAGCTATGCGGCACCTCCTACGCCATGGTCACGGGACTTAGCGGAGCCAGACATTGCCAGTTCGGCTTACGTTCATTCCTTTAGTAACCTCATCGGAGATGTCCGCATCAAAGATTATGTGCACATCGCTCCCGGTACCTCAATTCGCGCTGACGAGGGCACGCCCTTCTACATTGGTGCCCGCACCAACATCCAAGATGGCGTTGTCATCCATGGATTACAGCAGGGGCGCGTGATTGGGGATGATGGCCAAGAGTATTCGGTCTGGATTGGCGAGAACTCGTCAATTACCCACATGGCGCTCATTCATGGGCCGGCCTACATAGGCGAAGGCTGCTTTATTGGCTTTCGCTCAACCGTGTTTAATGCGCGGGTGGGTGCGGGCTGCGTTGTCATGATGCACGCCCTCATTCAAGATGTGGAAATTCCACCCGGCAAATATATTCCTTCGGGGATGGTGATCACCACGCAGCAGCAGGCCGATCGCCTTCCCAACGTTGAGGAATCGGATATTCACTTTGCTCAGCACGTTGTGGGCATTAACGAGGCACTGCTGTCGGGCTATCGCTGTGCCGAAAATATTGCCTGTATTGCCCCCATTCGCAATGAGCAGCGGGGTCAAGCCGACCCACAGGTTTTACAGGTTGAAACGCTTACCGGGGAAGATAGTACGATGACAACAGATTACGCGACTCACGTCCGCCAACTGTTGCAGCAGGGGTATCATATTGGGCTGGAGTACGCCGATGCGCGTCGCTATCGCACCAGTTCTTGGGCCAGTTGCCCAACCCTGACAACACGGCAGGAAGCGCAAGTCTTGGCGGCAGTGGCGCAGCTTCTTAACGAACATGCCGGTGAATACGTACGGCTTATTGGTATTGATCCGCAGGCAAAACGGCGGGTGTTTGAGCAAATTATCCAGCGCCCCGGCGAGGCGGCTCCTAGCCCCTCGAGTTATGCCCCTAGCTCCGCCAAGCCCCAGACGTATGGCAGTGCCCCGGGTACCCTAGATGCCTCGGTGGCAGCGCAAGTGCGGCAACTGTTGCAGCAGGGCTATCAAATTGGCACGGAGCACGCGGATGCCCGCCGCTATCGCACCAGTTCGTGGACCAGTTGCGCGCCGATTCAATCGCAGCGGGAGCCGGAGGTGATGGCGGCGCTTGCGGCCTGCTTGCAGGAACATGCGGGCGAGTACGTGCGCCTGATTGGTATTGATCGCAAACAGAAACGGCGGGTGCTTGAGCAAATTATTCAGCGCCCCGATGGTGCGGTGGCGATCGCCCCCAAGACCGTCAAGGCCGTGAGCACCAACAGTAGTCACTACAGCGCTGCCGCTGGTGATACCGTCCTGAGTGCCGATATTCTCAATCAGGTTCAGGATCTGCTGCGCCAAGGCTGTGTGATTACGACTGAGTACGCGGATCCGCGCCGCTTTCGCACCAGTTCATGGCAGAGTGGCCTTAAAATTAGCTCCGCCCAAGGCATCAACGATCTGAGCGCCTTCTTAGCCGAGCACCCACGGGACTACGTCCGTCTTGTGGGGGTAAAAGACAAGCAGCGGGTGTTGGAAACGATCATTCAGCGCCCCAACGGCAAAACCACCAGCAATGGCAGCAGCACTCGCGGTAAGGGGTTTGCCCCTAGCCCCAGCCATGGTCTTGCCCCAGAGGTGGTGCAGCAGGTGCAACAGCTTCTGCAACAGGGTCACCAGTTAGCCCTAGAGCACGTGGATGCCCGCCGCTACCGCACCAACTCGTGGCAGAGCGGCCCACGCATTGAGGCGAAAAACCTGAATGAGGCACTGGCGGCTATTCAAGCCTGCCTGCAGGAGTACAGTGGTGAGTACGTCCGCCTGATTGGCATTAACCCTGCCGGGAAACAACGGGTGGCGCAAATTCTGCTGCAACAGGCGGCGAAGTAG